The segment GGACAGCGCCTGGGACGCGGTGCACACCTTCGTCCGCCCGGTCGCCGGGGCGACCGTCGGCGCCCTGCTCGCCGCGCACGACCCCGGCTCGCTCGGCGAGGTCGCGGCCGGGGCGGTCGGCGGCACGACCGCCCTGCTCAGCCACGGCGTCAAGGCGGGCCTGCGGATGGCGGTGAACACCTCGCCCGAACCGGCCTCCAACATCCTGGTCAGCCTCGCCGAGGACCTCTCCGTCGCGGGCCTGGTCACCCTGGCGCTCTTCCACCCCTGGCTGGCCGCCTCCGCCGCCGCCGTCCTGCTGGCCCTCGGCCTGCTGCTCGCCTGGTTCGCGGTCTCCCGGATCCGCCGCTTCTGGCTCCGCCGCAAGGAGCGCCGCGCCCGGCGCCGCACGGGGGCGGCCGCCCCGGCCTGAGCACGCCGCGCGGGGACGCGGCGCAGCGGCCGGGCCCGGAAGTGCCGACCGCGACGGCCCGGCTCCGCCGGGGGCGGCACCGGACCGGACCCGGACGCCAGGCCGCCACCGACCGCCCGACGCGGGGCGCCGCGCCGCCAGGCAGGCTCAAGCGCGCGCCCAGCGCGGCAGAGGCACGACGGCGCCCGCCGGGGGCGCCGACCGCGACGGCCCGGCTCCGCCGGGGGCGGGGCGGGAGGGGCGGGGCGCGGCGTGGGGCCGGGGTGCGGGGGCGCATAGGATCTTCTGCCATGGCTCGGATCATCGTCGTCGGCGCAGGCATGGGCGGTCTGGCGGCCGCCTCCCGGTTGGGCACGCTCGGGCACCGGGTGACGGTGCTGGAGGCGGCCGGCACGTACGGGGGGCAGCTGGGGGCGTACCGGCGGGAGGGGTTCGGGTTCGACACCGGGCCGGGGCTGCTGGCGCTGCCCGCCGTGTACCGGGACCTGGCGCTGAAGACCGGGCGGGAGCCGTTGGAGCGGCTGATCGGGCTGCGGCCGGTCGATCCGGAGAGCCGGCACCTGTTCCCGGACGGGACGGAGCTGCTGCTGCCGAACGCCTCGCGGGGCGGGGTCGGGCAGGCGCTGGACGCCGCGTTCGGGGCGGGCGCCGGCGCGCGCTGGGGCGAGCTGCTGAACCGGGGCCGCGCGGTGTGGGAGGCGACCCGGCGGCCGCTGCTGGAGGAGCCGCGGCCGGCCGTCGACCCGGCCGACCCGTACCCGGTGCCGCCGCGCCGCGGCCTGTCCCGGCTGCTGCCGCGCGGGCGGCACACCCTGGGCGACGTGGCCCGCGAGCTGGGCGGCGGGCCCGGTCCGGCGGCGCTGCTGGGCGAGTACGCGCTGCGCTACGGCCTGGACCCGCTGGGCGCGCCCGCCTCGGCGACGGTGCTGCCGTACATGGAGCAGTCGTTCGGCGTCTGGTACGTGGACGGCGGCCTGCGGGCGCTCGCCGACGCGGTGTTCGCGCGCTGCGGCGAGCGCGGCGTGGAGTTCCGCTTCGACACCCCGGTGCGGGCCCTGGAGCGGGACGGCGAGCGGGTGGTGGGCGTCCGCACCGACGAGGGCGTGCTGGCGGCGGACGCGGTGCTGTCCGCCGTCCCCGGGCTGGGCGCGGCCGAGCCCGCCGCGCCCGCGCCGGGCCGGTTCACCGTGCTGCTCGCGCTGGACGGCGCCCGTCCGGCGGGCACCGCGCACCGCACCGTCGTGCACGCGGCGGACGGCGCGGCCGAGGCCCGCGCGGTCTTCGCCGACGGCGTGCTGCCGGACCGCCCCACCGTGCAGGTGCTGCGTCCGGACGACCCGTCGCTCGTCCCCGGACCGGACGCGGAGGCCGCCGTGCTGACCGTCACCGTGCCCGCCCGGCTCGCCCTCAGCGCCGCCGAACAGGACGCGTACGCCGGGGAGTTGCTCGCCCACCTGGCCGCCGCCGGCCTCGACCTGCGCCCCCGGCTGCGCTGGCGGGAGACCCGACTGACCGCCTCCGTCCCGCCGCCTTCGCTGGCCGGCGGCCACCTCGCCCAGGCCAACCGGCCCGGCCCCGAGGGCCTCTACCTGATCGGCGCGCACGCCCACCCGGGCGGCGGGCTGGCCCGGGTCGGGATGTCCGCCTCGATCACCGCCGGGCTGCTCGGCCCGGCCTGACGGTGCGTCAGTACTGCTGCTGGTAGTACCAGTTCTGGTCCTGCTGGGGCTGCGGCTGGGGTTGCTGCTGCTGCGGGACGTACGGCTGCTGGTACTGCTGCTGGGTGTACGGGTCCTGGTAGACCGGCTGCCCGTACTGGTCGTAGCCGATCAGCTGCAACTGCGGCTGGGCGTAGTGCTGTTGCTGCTGCTGGTAGCCGTGGTCCTGCTGGGCGTAGCCGTACTGCGGCTGCTGCGGGACCTGGTAGGCGGGCTGCTCCTCGGCGTAGACGCCCGCGTCGAGCTGCTGGAACTCCTCGTAGGCGAAGGGCTGCTCCGCGAACGGCGGCGCCGACTCGTCCTCGACCGGCCCGACCTCGCCGACCGGCTCCACCGGCTCCGGCTCCACGGCGGCGGCGGCCGCCCCGCCGGTGGCCGCCGCCAGCAGCGGGACCTTCGCCAGCGGGCCGGGCAGCCGGCCGTCCGCCCGGCGCAGCGACCAGCCCACCGGGCGGCCGCGCCGCACCGAGCCCGTCACCATCAGCTGGCCGAGCCCGAACCCGGCGGCGCCCGCCGCTATCACCGGCAGCGAGGACATCCGCATCCCGGCCACGACGCCCAGGAAACCC is part of the Kitasatospora setae KM-6054 genome and harbors:
- a CDS encoding DUF4126 domain-containing protein is translated as MGAVPLIFTSGWASGVNAYAVVLLLGLFGRFGGAETVPPVLGRTDVLVAAGVLFLCEAVLDKIPYVDSAWDAVHTFVRPVAGATVGALLAAHDPGSLGEVAAGAVGGTTALLSHGVKAGLRMAVNTSPEPASNILVSLAEDLSVAGLVTLALFHPWLAASAAAVLLALGLLLAWFAVSRIRRFWLRRKERRARRRTGAAAPA
- a CDS encoding phytoene desaturase family protein, translated to MARIIVVGAGMGGLAAASRLGTLGHRVTVLEAAGTYGGQLGAYRREGFGFDTGPGLLALPAVYRDLALKTGREPLERLIGLRPVDPESRHLFPDGTELLLPNASRGGVGQALDAAFGAGAGARWGELLNRGRAVWEATRRPLLEEPRPAVDPADPYPVPPRRGLSRLLPRGRHTLGDVARELGGGPGPAALLGEYALRYGLDPLGAPASATVLPYMEQSFGVWYVDGGLRALADAVFARCGERGVEFRFDTPVRALERDGERVVGVRTDEGVLAADAVLSAVPGLGAAEPAAPAPGRFTVLLALDGARPAGTAHRTVVHAADGAAEARAVFADGVLPDRPTVQVLRPDDPSLVPGPDAEAAVLTVTVPARLALSAAEQDAYAGELLAHLAAAGLDLRPRLRWRETRLTASVPPPSLAGGHLAQANRPGPEGLYLIGAHAHPGGGLARVGMSASITAGLLGPA